Proteins co-encoded in one Podospora pseudoanserina strain CBS 124.78 chromosome 7 map unlocalized CBS124.78p_7, whole genome shotgun sequence genomic window:
- the STE11 gene encoding ATP binding (COG:T; BUSCO:EOG09263CAC; EggNog:ENOG503NURD), translating into MAMLASKSTFPASLGSQPSAMMVNTPQTASAYPSSRRAPAVQMATQNYQSPTESEFSDVDGPDSVKNWDEDRVCEYLRSVKCGEYEKIFRRNHINGDNLLEMDKEVLKEMGIDKVGDRVRLFLSIKKLRTKTYTNQKRRNRDSFAGLDVQYAPSSQSPRHQPNTGASGRGMPASNKRPTSPQSSGGFRSARQQQQRYPQPPHTAYSQPTPATAIFPMSPPEPPHTGRLMASHTRTQSDGSSLMAALPPGQDVIRVISTGGVTKVVKIADCNTCEEVMRVTLRKFALREDHERNYCFWVLVGGDDPHKCRRLGDTELWRVIKDHTRPERNRLILRRVPAGEPGFAELERAAAIAMEEAQQNHNRSMETMDKRSQLKAQKVLGESWETIQQPPLSPVSYQDHQDRERNVYNTARDLERPAPAETPRMPRSRKVLRQFGGLRPPSELIASDLTSYFPDHSREAIDRTARMSMRRSQRLSRVNHRLSVASTLSFASSIQDAPPIPTIADSWLTASNQVARVRPGNQLGRLNHGYRDSVASSVLDTLQEESSPIEPNRKSYVSFADSSSDAGTAAVSITDPDGNVVRHSYFDGDSTVGSGGSLQEVNQALTDDGEDADEELQSFLAGDSWDDSKWMKGALIGQGSFGCVYLALHAVTGELLAVKQVETPSPGANSQSDARKKSMIEALKREISLLRDLRHPNIVQYLGCGSSAEYLNIFLEYVPGGSVQTMLNSYGALPEPLVRSFVKQILNGLSYLHNMDIIHRDIKGANILVDNKGTIKISDFGISKKLEATNILNGANNNKHRPSLQGSVFWMAPEVVKQTSYTRKADIWSLGCLVVEMFTGTHPFPDCTQLQAIFKIGGAKATPTIPEHASEEAKQFLGQTFEIDHNKRPSADDLMLSPFLTPPAL; encoded by the exons ATGGCAATGTTGGCTTCCAAGTCGACATTTCCGGCTTCGCTGGGCTCGCAGCCgtcggccatgatggtgaacACGCCCCAGACCGCCTCTGCCTACCCCTCCTCGAGACGCGCGCCCGCCGTTCAGATGGCCACCCAAAATTACCAAAGCCCGACCGAGTCGGAGTTTTCTGACGTCGACGGTCCGGACTCGGTCAAGAATTGGGATGAAGATAGGGTTTGCGAGTACCTGCGGAGCGTCAAGTGTGGCGAATACGAAAAGATCTTCCGCAGGAATCACATCAATGGAGACAacttgttggagatggataAGGAGGTGCTGAAGGAGATGGGCATTGACAAGGTGGGCGATCGTGTGCGCTTGTTCCTGAGCATCAAGAAGTTGCGGACCAAGACATACACCAACCAAAAGAGGCGCAACAGG GATTCCTTTGCGGGGCTTGATGTCCAATATGCGCCCTCCTCACAATCACCACGGCACCAACCAAATACTGGTGCCAGTGGTCGCGGGATGCCAGCGAGCAATAAGAG GCCTACCTCTCCTCAGTCTTCCGGTGGCTTCAGAAGCGCccgccaacagcagcagagatatcctcaaccacctcacaCAGCATACAGTCAACCAACTCCTGCGACGGCCATCTTCCCCATGTCTCCGCCCGAGCCACCACACACAGGCCGTCTGATGGCAAGCCACACCAGAACTCAGTCGGATGGCTCATCACTAATGGCCGCTTTGCCCCCTGGACAGGATGTGATCCGGGTTATCTCGACAGGTGGTGTCACCAAGGTTGTTAAGATCGCCGACTGCAACACCTGCGAGGAAGTCATGCGCGTCACATTGCGCAAGTTCGCTTTACGGGAGGATCATGAGAGAAACTACTGCTTCTGGGTGTTGGTCGGTGGTGACGACCCACATAAGTGCCGTCGCCTTGGTGATACTGAACTCTGGAGGGTGATCAAAGACCACACCCGACCAGAACGAAATCGCCTCATCCTACGACGTGTTCCTGCCGGGGAGCCAGGATTCGCCGAATTAGAAAGAGCAGCTGCGATTGCCATGGAGGAGGCGCAACAAAACCACAATCGCTCCATGGAGACTATGGACAAGCGAAGTCAACTAAAGGCACAAAAGGTCTTGGGTGAATCGTGGGAAACTATTCAGCAGCCGCCCCTTTCACCTGTGTCTTATCAGGACCATCAAGACCGAGAAAGAAATGTGTACAACACCGCCAGAGACTTGGAGCGGCCGGCACCCGCTGAGACACCACGAATGCCCCGCAGCCGCAAGGTTCTTCGACAGTTCGGCGGGCTAAGACCGCCCAGCGAGTTGATCGCGTCGGATCTTACCAGCTATTTCCCTGATCACTCCAGAGAGGCTATCGACAGGACAGCCCGCATGTCCATGCGTAGGTCGCAGCGCCTTAGCAGGGTGAACCATCGCCTCAGTGTTGCCAGCACCCTGAGCTTTGCGTCCAGCATTCAGGACGCACCTCCTATTCCTACCATTGCCGACAGTTGGCTCACTGCTTCCAACCAAGTCGCCAGGGTCCGTCCTGGAAACCAGCTGGGCCGCCTCAACCATGGGTACCGGGACTCGGTCGCCTCCTCCGTTCTCGACACTCTACAGGAGGAGTCATCACCTATCGAACCGAACCGCAAGTCTTATGTGTCTTTTGCGGATAGCAGCTCAGATGCCGGTACTGCTGCCGTCAGCATCACCGACCCGGATGGAAACGTGGTCCGACACAGCTACTTTGACGGCGACAGCACCGTCGGATCTGGCGGTTCTCTCCAAGAAGTCAACCAGGCCCTCACCGACGACGGAGAGGATGCCGATGAAGAGCTTCAGAGCTTCCTCGCTGGTGACTCCTGGGATGACAGCAAGTGGATGAAGGGTGCGCTCATTGGTCAGGGGTCTTTTGGTTGCGTCTACCTCGCCCTCCACGCCGTCACTGGCGAGCTTCTCGCCGTAAAGCAAGTCGAGACCCCATCGCCCGGCGCCAACAGCCAGAGCGACGCCCGAAAGAAGAGCATGATCGAGGCGCTCAAGCGTGAAATCAGTCTCCTCCGCGACCTCCGGCACCCCAACATCGTGCAATACCTCGGCTGCGGATCATCAGCCGAATACCTCAACATTTTCCTCGAATACGTCCCCGGCGGCTCAGTCCAAACCATGCTTAACTCGTACGGCGCCCTCCCCGAGCCCTTGGTCCGCAGCTTCGTCAAGCAAATCCTCAACGGCCTTTCCTACCTCCACAACATGGACATCATCCACCGCGACATCAAGGGCGCCAACATCCTCGTCGACAACAAGGGCACCATCAAAATCTCGGATTTTGGCATCTCAAAGAAGCTGGAAGCAACAAACATTCTCAACGGGGCCAACAATAATAAACACCGGCCTTCGCTGCAGGGGTCAGTGTTCTGGATGGCACCAGAAGTGGTCAAGCAAACGTCTTACACCCGCAAGGCGGATATCTGGTCGCTTGggtgtcttgttgttgaaatGTTTACGGGGACGCATCCGTTCCCGGATTGCACGCAGCTGCAGGCCATTTTCAAGATTGGGGGGGCGAAGGCCACGCCGACGATCCCGGAGCATGCGAGCGAGGAGGCGAAGCAGTTTTTGGGGCAGACGTTTGAGATTGATCATAACAAGAGGCCGAGTGCGGATGATTTGATGTTGAGTCCGTTTTTGACGCCGCCGGCGTTGTAA
- a CDS encoding uncharacterized protein (EggNog:ENOG503NXQJ; COG:S) — protein sequence MRRSVATPPHCNDAHNHNPYPPPPPPPPNSHFRPYPLQTVQTPDNHHHQHVLSTTTTTTSNNNNNNNNNNNNNNNNNNNNNNNNQKPPSQASSPSATATQPASAPALTSSPPPCRQGLGAYPHLLASSLNHTTSHQHQWLSCTGATTNDILSSLPLPLHLPNRRLQPHLPNLCNPVHIRQRPRLLLPPQRMHLPLLRPLFPFLVRLRPKNGLLHPPQRSKTPVALILLEILNKIPWERHPSFFITVTGYARFFNENTTACDDVSFGIWDVSHTAAAAKLTRDIRGKMNDLVLKANDLIRGVIEEVNDSFSGSGKRKKVGFVDYDSLFDGHRFCEPRVAKEPDYERRETWFFLPGGGDVDGEGRVYTSLREENEEEGYLDPERCWEEAAERGDWGEKAVCLMAKAKREDPGLRLRVHDRRGVEKGEGVWKGWTTTTTTTTKPGDSMWLTPTYYGKTFHPRSAGHEAIRDKIFQVWEEHGYLKDQTDL from the exons ATGAGAAG ATCTGttgcaacaccaccacactgcAACGATgctcacaaccacaacccctatcctcctcctcctcctcctcctcccaactctCACTTCCGCCCTTACCCTCTCCAAACCGTTCAAACCcccgacaaccaccaccaccaacacgtcctctccaccaccaccaccaccaccagcaacaacaacaacaacaacaacaacaacaacaacaacaacaacaacaacaacaacaacaacaacaacaacaaccagaaacccccatcccaggCTTCATCTCCCTCGGCGACAGCTACTCAGCCGGCATCGGCACCCGCcctgacctcctccccccccccctgccGTCAAGGCCTCGGAGCCTatccccacctcctcgcctcctccctaaACCATACCACctcccatcaacaccaatGGCTCTCCTGCACAGGCGCAACAACAAACgacatcctctcctccctccccctccccctccacctcccaaatCGACgccttcaacctcacctccccaacctttGCAACCCTGTCCATATCCGGCAACGacctcgacttcttctccctcctcaacgcATGCATCTTCCGCTTCTAcggccccttttccccttcctcgtgCGACTCCGCCCTAAAAACggtctcctccatcctcctcaacgatCAAAAACTCCGGTTGC GCTCATCCTGCTGGAGATATTGAATAAGATCCCCTGGGAGAGGCACCCGTCTTTCTTCATCACCGTCACTGGCTACGCGAGGTTCTTCAACGAGAACACCACTGCGTGTGATGATGTTTCGTTTGGGATCTGGGATGTTTCCCACACGGCCGCGGCGGCGAAATTGACGAGGGACATAAGAGGGAAGATGAACGATTTGGTGCTCAAAGCCAATGATTTGATAAGGGGGGTAATAGAGGAGGTGAATGACTCTTTTTCTGGTAGcgggaagagaaaaaaagtcgGTTTTGTCGATTATGACAGCCTGTTTGATGGGCATCGGTTTTGCGAGCCTAGGGTGGCGAAAGAGCCGGATTatgagaggagggagacgtgGTTTTTTTTGccagggggtggggatgttgacggggaggggagggtttaTACTTCTTTGCGGGAAGAaaacgaagaagaaggg TACCTCGACCCGGAGCGCTGCTGGGAAGAGGCGGCGGAAAGGGGAGATTGGGGGGAGAAGGCTGTTTGCTTGATGGCCAAGGCGAAGAGGGAAGATccggggttgaggttgagggtgcATGATAGGCGTGGGGtagaaaagggggagggggtttggaaggggtggacgacaacaacaacaacaacaacgaaaCCGGGGGATTCAATGTGGTTGACGCCGACGTATTACGGCAAGACTTTTCATCCT AGATCAGCCGGCCACGAAGCAATAAGAGACAAAATCTTTCAAGTATGGGAAGAGCATGGATATTTGAAAGACCAAACCGACTTATGA
- a CDS encoding uncharacterized protein (EggNog:ENOG503Q4WN) has protein sequence MSRPPSKHLQTQKRTRSGVSLTMTEPDGSEAAYSPTTPSSPTSSHGEHRRSFSLNSIKGRPWRSMSNCNRDRDSTPDSAFRGHVRKLSKSRPYSASPGDGFSRRSSGISEDHIQSLHSRLSFTTTDPPSLTPSSSSCSFDWKTQRVEGGCALEPDTSLLKTKTPYLVVTTDYLLKMKSRADAVALFPSLAIEGEKAHHGSPPEPALAIPISTVVAAFYSESIKPSFGIEVWWKGFGGQSFYRSEFFFSLPREQQKMLESITRVIGTKEQDESGSSNKCDDIKPLMQKIQMMEEPVFANKELEIFPVIPRGHTRKEYMPKMEDASKKSQEGSAYYLVIGTYLCYLAEVQRGKAGSSCKHRTFGLVTLNSVVGDWSFHEERFNISFRDPFKTSVTLELASRYYRQIIRILGTADRFIKPNWPQLWQNLEIFSVSGLRNPQYLVSREDYGAIKRTLDAHIAGYRCAPVEWEINWKTRHAPEFRLLPPKHAGLYTGLQLLAVLRALRYNDYFNSLSFKDVDLSMLHGVDDNLGGGINVAYLSRTCIKLTNDEVQLLKTCPVLHQEFHALAYCSETIRQIDFTNCSYDLNRGKTADSHYPTLQFLTPILHLLKTGISKCNRLILAHNHLSEHDISNLAETMETGAIRALDISACGLDDMGVRRIVIDPLMERPLPLESLTVAGNYGRLPAYILPDLLQQLPEIRELNLCGSILGDSSDVGPLLPFELLESLQWLESIDITGWLINDETLMDLQRFLMARSWKLDHRQFSAFRRLVLKQCGITGFKAAALFEAVGKDHGLHIGLSNNPIENGIGELAAVIRENKGPAGLDMEMVEFQDEDNYLALIHALTETKYLTVLNMAGTAPAPSPTGVCSSEMVSALHDLFARNTSIRCLDLSGFSGRLDDGQLTKGFGRSLSGLEHNKAMTHLRIRNQNLHDDAGTLGQSLKRNNTLMVLDCQDNNLNLNSFGFLVDSMKINRTIIDFPFTPKERADIWKNVLKGLRPGPRPPQAKTGLHLGKDKKHKDKKDDKDKQPALQPDVQETALWTILEKQFRQLDEHIERNRELLEASSGQVFEFESPASTPIDAGQAGGGFNAGPAGASEWPTLLDLEFDMGTIDLNDSTTPPPAVAGPVSEAVVHDGTILLQSSPDPKSTPAAEAPKKEKPRPPPLIRRKTVRSSALDKESRDEPPPTPSYSLIGHVGVGSTMLNAAPDYPPPPPPPPPAMLAAFAGVELSTDTLDPVSEVETPGPDELLPTMAELHIKNYNNISVANNINITTATTKTNTTITTTTITHSSSTSTNNSTRGHRSTPSNQSMDEEEKLREMLSQYRGGFMVGVY, from the exons ATGTCGAGACCACCATCCAAACATTTACAAACCCAGAAAAGGACGAGATCGGGCGTTTCTCTCACCATGACGGAGCCGGATGGATCTGAAGCAGCCTACAGCCCCACGACCCCGAGTTCCCCGACGAGTTCTCATGGCGAACATCGAAGAAGTTTTTCTCTCAACTCGATCAAAGGACGGCCATGGCGCTCCATGAGCAACTGCAACAGAGACCGAGATTCTACACCAGACTCGGCGTTTAGGGGTCATGTTAGGAAATTATCCAAATCACGACCATATTCGGCATCTCCAGGCGATGGATTCAGTCGACGTAGCTCAGGCATTTCCGAGGATCACATCCAAAGTCTTCACAGCCGGTTGTCGTTCACCACAACAGATCCCCCGAGTCTTACCCCAAGTTCGTCATCATGTTCCTTCGACTGGAAAACTCAAAGAGTAGAGGGGGGGTGTGCGCTGGAACCGGATACAAGTCTGTTGAAGACCAAGACTCCATACCTGGTGGTCACAACGGACTATCTTCTCAAGATGAAAAGCCGTGCCGACGCAGTGGCATTATTTCCATCATTGGCCATTGAAGGCGAGAAAGCGCACCATGGCTCCCCCCCGGAGCCTGCTCTCGCCATCCCTATATCGACTGTTGTGGCAGCCTTCTACTCGGAAAGCATCAAGCCGTCGTTCGGAATCGAAGTATGGTGGAAGGGTTTTGGCGGCCAGTCGTTTTACCGGTCCGAGTTCTTTTTCAGCTTACCGCGGGAGCAACAGAAGATGCTCGAGAGCATCACGCGAGTAATAGGGACAAAAGAGCAGGACGAGTCTGGGTCTTCGAACAAGTGTGATGATATCAAGCCACTCATGCAAAAGATccagatgatggaggagccAGTATTCGCAAACAAGGAGTTGGAGATCTTCCCGGTGATCCCACGAGGGCATACGAGAAAGGAGTACATGCCAAAGATGGAGGATGCGTCCAAGAAGTCTCAGGAGGGCTCGGCGTACTATCTGGTCATTGGCACATATCTATGCTACCTCGCCGAAGTTCAGAGAGGGAAGGCTGGCTCAAGCTGCAAGCACAGGACGTTCGGCCTGGTCACACTGAACTCGGTGGTTGGGGATTGGTCCTTCCACGAGGAGAGGTTTAATATCTCGTTCCG TGATCCCTTCAAGACGTCAGTGACACTCGAACTTGCCAGCCGCTACTATCGACAGATCATTCGCATCCTTGGTACCGCTGACCGCTTTATCAAGCCCAACTGGCCCCAACTTTGGCAGAACCTGGAAATCTTCTCGGTTTCTGGGCTTCGGAACCCTCAGTACTTGGTCTCTCGGGAAGACTACGGCGCCATCAAGCGCACACTTGACGCTCACATTGCCGGGTATCGTTGTGCGCCTGTCGAGTGGGAGATCAACTGGAAGACTCGGCATGCACCCGAGTTTCGACTGCTCCCGCCAAAGCATGCGGGACTGTACACAGGCCTTCAACTTTTGGCTGTTCTCAGGGCGCTCAGATATAATGACTATTTCAACTCGCTGTCTTTCAAGGATGTGGACTTGTCGATGCTGCACGGCGTGGATGACAATCTGGGCGGGGGCATCAACGTTGCCTACCTGAGCCGGACTT GCATCAAACTCACCAATGATGAAGTGCAGCTGCTGAAGACCTGCCCGGTGTTGCACCAGGAGTTCCATGCTCTGGCTTATTGCTCTGAGACGATTCGGCAAATCGATTTCACCAACTGCAGCTATGATCTGAACAGGGGAAAGACAGCCGACAGCCACTACCCGACCCTCCAGTTCCTTACGCctatcctccatctcctcaagACCGGCATCTCGAAGTGCAACCGTTTGATCTTGGCCCACAATCACCTTTCTGAACATGACATCAGCAACCTCGCCGAGACCATGGAAACGGGTGCCATCAGAGCCCTGGACATCTCGGCTTGTGGGTTGGACGATATGGGTGTGAGGAGGATCGTCATTGACCCTCTGATGGagcgccctcttcctctcgAGTCATTGACGGTTGCGGGCAACTATGGTCGATTGCCCGCGTATATTTTGCCTGACCTCCTGCAGCAACTTCCTGAAATTAGAGAGCTCAACCTCTGTGGCAGCATTTTGGGAGACAGTTCGGATGTGGGCCCGCTATTGCCCTTTGAGCTGCTCGAAAGCCTCCAGTGGCTTGAGTCGATCGATATCACGGGGTGGCTGATCAACGATGAGACCTTGATGGACCTACAGCGCTTCCTGATGGCGAGAAGCTGGAAACTGGATCACAGGCAGTTTTCAGCCTTCCGCCGGCTTGTCCTCAAGCAATGCGGTATCACGGGATTCAAAGCTGCGGCATTGTTTGAAGCCGTTGGGAAGGATCATGGCCTGCATATCGGCCTGAGCAACAATCCGATCGAGAACGGCATTGGAGAGTTGGCTGCTGTCATTCGGGAGAACAAGGGACCTGCTGGTCTGGATATGGAAATGGTTGAGTTCCAGGACGAGGATAACTACCTCGCTCTGATCCACGCCTTGACCGAGACCAAGTACCTCACCGTCCTGAACATGGCCGGTACAGcacctgctccttctcccactGGCGTTTGCAGTTCCGAGATGGTCAGCGCGCTGCATGACTTGTTTGCGCGCAACACTTCCATCCGGTGTCTTGATCTCTCGGGCTTTTCCGGCAGGCTTGACGATGGCCAACTGACCAAGGGATTCGGCCGCAGCTTGAGCGGTCTTGAGCATAACAAGGCGATGACCCACCTGCGGATTCGGAACCAGAACCTCCACGACGACGCAGGCACGCTGGGCCAGTCCTTGAAGAGGAACAATACACTGATGGTCCTCGACTGCcaagacaacaacctcaatcTGAACAGTTTTGGGTTTTTGGTCGACAGCATGAAGATTAACAGGACGATCATCGacttccccttcacccccaagGAGCGCGCCGACATTTGGAAGAATGTCCTCAAGGGCCTTCGTCCAGGGCCACGCCCACCTCAGGCCAAAACTGGTCTCCATTTGGGCAAAGATAAAAAGCACAAGGATAAGAAGGACGACAAGGACAAGCAGCCTGCGCTTCAGCCCGACGTACAGGAAACTGCTTTGTGGACCATCTTGGAGAAGCAGTTCAGGCAGCTGGACGAACACATCGAGCGCAACcgcgagcttctcgaggcaTCATCCGGCCAGGTCTTTGAATTCGAGTCCCCAGCCTCCACCCCTATCGACGCCGGACAGGCGGGCGGTGGTTTCAATGCTGGTCCTGCTGGTGCAAGCGAGTGGCCTacccttcttgatctcgagTTCGACATGGGCACCATCGACCTGAACGacagcaccacccctccacctgcGGTTGCCGGCCCTGTAAGCGAGGCAGTTGTTCATGACGGGACAATCCTTTTGCAGTCCAGCCCTGACCCGAAATCCACACCCGCGGCCGAGGcccccaagaaggagaaacCCAGGCCACCCCCTCTCATCCGTCGGAAGACTGTCCGTTCCTCTGCCCTGGACAAGGAGTCCCGGGATGAGCCCCCACCGACACCTTCCTACTCCTTGATCGGCCACGTCGGAGTAGGCAGCACAATGTTGAACGCTGCACCCGactatccccctcccccccctcctccaccccccgcCATGCTCGCGGCCTTTGCCGGGGTCGAGTTATCAACTGATACCCTCGACCCAGTCTCGGAGGTTGAGACGCCAGGGCCGGATGAGTTGCTGCCTACAATGGCTGAGCTTCATATTAAGAACTATAACAACATTAGCGtggccaacaacatcaataTCACCACCGctaccaccaaaaccaacaccacTATCACCACGACAACCATCAcgcacagcagcagcactaGCACGAACAATAGCACTAGGGGTCATAGGTCCACCCCGTCAAATCAGAGtatggacgaggaggagaagttgagggagatgttgagtCAGTATAGGGGAGGATTTATGGTGGGGGTTTACTGA